The Caballeronia sp. Lep1P3 genome segment GGCGAGCGCTGCGCCTCCACATCGAACCGCAATTTCGAAGGACGTCAGGGCGCGGGCGGCCGCACGCATCTCGTCAGCCCGGCGATGGCCGCGGCTGCCGCCATCGAAGGCCATTTCGTCGACGTGCGCAAGCTCGCCTGATCCAACGGGACACTCAGACAGACCATGGAAAAGTTCATCGTTCATAGCGGGCTCGTGGCGCCGCTGGATCGCGAAAACGTCGATACGGACGCGATCATCCCGAAGCAGTTTCTCAAGTCGATCAAGCGCACGGGCTTCGGTCCCAACGCGTTCGACGAATGGCGTTATCTCGATGTCGGCCAGCCCGGTCAGGACAACAGCAACCGGCCGCTGAATCCCGATTTCGTGCTGAATCAGCCGCGCTATCAGGGCGCGTCCATTCTGCTCACGCGCAAGAACTTCGGCTGCGGCAGTTCGCGCGAACACGCGCCGTGGGCGCTGGATCAGTACGGCTTTCGCGCGATCATCGCGCCGAGTTTCGCGGACATCTTCTATAACAACTGCTTC includes the following:
- the leuD gene encoding 3-isopropylmalate dehydratase small subunit gives rise to the protein MEKFIVHSGLVAPLDRENVDTDAIIPKQFLKSIKRTGFGPNAFDEWRYLDVGQPGQDNSNRPLNPDFVLNQPRYQGASILLTRKNFGCGSSREHAPWALDQYGFRAIIAPSFADIFYNNCFKNGLLPVVLTEQQVDKLFNETYAFVGFKLTIDLEAQVVRTGDGTEYAFDVPGFRKYCLLNGFDDIGLTLRHADKIRQFEAERLAKQPWLNNRVIG